A genomic stretch from Pseudoliparis swirei isolate HS2019 ecotype Mariana Trench chromosome 18, NWPU_hadal_v1, whole genome shotgun sequence includes:
- the agtrap gene encoding type-1 angiotensin II receptor-associated protein isoform X2 — translation MEIPAVNLKAIVLVHWLLTVWACMSWLPSSFAWGNFGVLAVGVWAIAQRDSIDAVLMFLFGLVLTILTDIVHFGIFYPMNDYAAESRFRFSAAAAITSLLLKPASCFFVYQMYHERGGDYNVNFDLETSVDSRCTTDSADSAFICRRY, via the exons ATGGAAATCCCTGCCGTAAACCTCAAG GCCATAGTCTTGGTGCACTGGCTGCTGACAGTATG ggcctGCATGTCGtggctcccctcctccttcgcTTGGGGGAACTTCGGCGTCTTGGCCGTCGGCGTCTGGGCCATCGCTCAGAGGGACTCCATCGACGCCGTGCTCATG tTCCTGTTCGGGTTGGTCCTGACGATCCTGACCGACATCGTCCACTTCGGGATCTTCTACCCGATGAACGATTACGCCGCGGAGAGCCGCTTCCGCTTCAGCGCGGCGGCGGCCATCACCAGCCTGCTGCTCAAGCCGGCGTCCTGCTTCTTCGTCTACCAGATGTACCACGAGCGCGGCGGCGACTACAACGTTAACTTCG acTTAGAGACCTCTGTGGACAGTCGATGTACTACGGATAGTGCTGACAGTGCCTTTATTTGCCGCCGCTATTGA